ATTTTAATTTAGCAATACAAAAAGTTATAAAAATAATAGAGAAAAACAAAAATGTAAAAACTGTAACTTTTAAAACCCATGAAGTATATATAGATGAAATTCAAAGTTTAATTAAAAAACTAGTCAATGCAGGAATTCATGTACAGATGACAAAAATAAATGACAATGAATTTGTTAAATTTATTATTTATGTTCATACCAACTTTACTCAATATGAAATATATATAGAACAAAAAAAGTGTAATCGTCTGTATATAGAACCTTTTGCTTATCTATCCTTATGGCAATCAATTGCATATATTCTAAAACATCCGGAATCCTTATGGAGGCGTAGACCTGTTTATGAGGTACAGATTAAAAAAATCTTATGATAAGGAAAATAATAAAAGGTACTATAAAATACAAACCGGAAAATACCAAAAAATCCGTAACATTAATTATTTCAATCTCTTTTAAAGTAATTTTGTGCACTAGATAAGAAAATAGTTCCAATACAGGTTCAATTGTAAAAATTCCAATAAGGGAAATAGTTATATATGCAATAAATAAAAGTCCCATACCTTTTATAAAAGATAAATTTGAAATTATCACCTTGTAATCGACAAGAATAAACATTACATGAGATAAAATAAAAAGCCCAACTGAAATTAAAGCTATCATAAAGTCCCACATAGAATTACTAATTCTATTTAACATTTTATTCCTCCTAAATCTGCAAATTTTTAATATTCTAGTGCACTATACTCTAAACTGCTTCAAAACATTCTTATGTACATACGTCGACTTAGGAAGATCCGCCGGCCTTTTTCCAGCACTTTCGTTGAAGACAAGCCTTTCTTTTTCTTTGCTGTAGTCATAGTGAAGAATACATAATTTTATAAGAACATCATTGCTGAGTCTGCCTTTTCTTGAGAGTGACTGTACAGCTTCTCTATGGTCCTTTTGTAATAATTCATATTCTTCTTCATATTGCTCTCTCTTTTGTTTTTTATACTCATTTCTCCACTCTTTTGCTCTTTTTTCGTTTTCTTTTTTGCGCCGCTCTTTTTCCTGATGATATTCTGGGAATTGTCTTAATATTTTTGTAACAGCTGGTTGAGAAATACCAAGCTGCTGTGCTATTTCTACTAACTTAAATCCTTCAAGATATAGTTCAAGGGCTTTAGTTTTTTTATCCATAATTCCACTCCTTAGGTTATATTTTTTGTTCCGTATTTTAGGCATAGTTCTCCTATATACTAGGTTTTTATCATTAATTTCCAGCCTTCATCGGCTTTTTCTATTCTAATTTGTGCTACCTTCATAAGAGCTTCAGCTACTTTGAATAGGAGGTCTTTATTTTTTATTGGTTTAAACTCGTGCCACATTACCTTTTTCCTCCTATTGCCACTACTTTGTTGGTGCCTTTTTCTTCTTCAAACTTCTTCTTCATCCATTCTTCTAAGCCTCGCCTAGGGATGATTATTTTTCTGCCGTGTATTTTTATAGCAGGAAAATCTTTGTGCTTTGCAAGCTCATACATATAGCTTTTGCTCACTCCTAATACTTTTGCTGCTTCATCTATTGTATAAGCATCAAGTAAAGATAAAGGCTTTTGTTCTTCTTTATCTTTTTCTGCAGTGTTGAGAAGCTGCATGATTTGCGCTATAACGTCCGTAATGTCAACTTCAAATTTTATGGTTATTCTGTTATCCATGATTTTTTACCTCCTTATGTAAAACTGGAAGAAATAAGGGTATAATAAAGGTATGAAATCAGTCGTATTGTTTTAGTTATTAGAAAAAATTTCTTTAAGGTCTATATCTAGACCACTTTTTATAAGTCCCGTAATAAATTTAGCGCCAGGATTTCTATTCCCTTTAAATACCCTATAAACCGTTGTATAATCTACTCCAATTAGTTCTGCTAATTTAGATTCAGAAATCTTGTTTTGTTCCATATATTTTTTTAAATAATCAAGGTTAATTACTTTCTTCATAGCTAACACCTCAATTACCAGCGAGCAATATTGCCATCTGGTAATAGTATAGCACAATGTTTTGCCACTTGTCAATACTTTTTAAAAAATTTTTCTCCTCTTTATTGCCTTTAGGCAATATATATTATAAAATTCAAGTAGATGGGTGGTGAATGGCTTTGACAATTGGGGAGTATATAAAGAAAATTCGAGAAGAGAAAAACCTCTCTTTAAACCAATTAGCACTGTATTCGGGAGTAAGTGCAGCACATTTATCCAGAATAGAAAGGGGACTTAGAGAACCATCCCCCGAAGTACTAAGAAAGATTGCAGCAGCATTGAAAGTATCATATGAGGAGCTAATGAAAGTAGCTGGATATTTAGATGAAAAACCAACTGTTACTCCCGTTGCCGATTTAGAAACTAGACAGGTAGAAAATCAAGAATGGCAGCCGCAGCTTACAGAAAAGGATAAAAAGGACATTGCTAAGACTCTGGAAGAGTGGATGAAAGACCTCACAAGTGCGGAAGGGCTGGCCTTTTTTAACGGTGAGCCGGTTGATGAAGAAACTAAGGAATACCTTAAAGATTCTTTTGAGATGATTCTAAAACATGCTAGGTTAATGAACAAGAAAAAATATACTCCTAAGAAGTATAGAAGGTGATACGATTGTTAATGTATACCAAAGATGAAATACAAAAGATAACAAAAAAACTTATTAAAAGAACTAACTCTGCTAACCCCTTTCGTATAGCAGAAAATCTAAACGTTAATGTTATAGAGTGCGAGTTAGGCAGTATTTTAGGATACTACAAGTACTACAAGCGGAATAAGTACATAGTAATTAATCAAAATCTTGACGAAGCAATGAAGCTGATTGTCTGCTCTCATGAGCTCGGGCATGCAGTTTTACATGCTCGGGTCAACACTCCATATCTGACTAAATTTACACTTTTTTCTGAAAGTAAAATTGAAAGAGATGCTAATATATTCGCCATGTATATTTTACAGCATTTAGGTAAGTGGAATTACTATGTATTTATCAACATTCTAAAACTTCCTGAGACAATAATAGAATTGAACCGGGAGGCATTACCATGAGAGGACATATCACAAAGCGAGGTTCAAAATGGAGTATTGTTGTCGATGTAGGGCGTGATGAAAACGGCAAAAGGAAGCAAAAGCGTTTTTCGGGCTTTAAAACAAAAAAAGAGGCTGAAAAAGCCCTGCAGGAAATTCTTTATAAACTTGAAAAAGGAGAATTATTTCTGTCTAAACTTACTCTTGGAGAATTTTTAGATGAATGGTATAAAGAACACTGTTTGCCTAAATTAGCTCCAAAAACATTAAAATCCTATAGAGAACTTATCGATTTATATTTTAAGCCTCATTTGGGCAGTATTGAATTGGCTAGTTTAAAACCTCTGGAAATTCAAAAGTATTACAATAAGCTTAAAGAACTAGGTTTGTCCAATACAACTATTAATTATCACCACAGGGTTTTAAAATCAGCATTAAACCGTGCTGTCAAATGGCAGTATATATCTAGAAATCCATGTGACTATGTAGAACCGCCATCAAAGGATAAGAAAGAGATGCTTGTATGGAGTAATGCTGATGCATACAAAGCAGAAGAAATATTTAAAGATTCCCCAATTTATATACATTTGATTCTTGCATTATACGAAGGGCTGAGAATAGGTGAAATTTGTGGGCTGAAATGGGAAGATATTGATTTTGAAAAAGGAGAAATGACAATAAGGAGGCAGGCACAAATTGTAAAAGGAGAATTAATCTTTAGAGAACCTAAGACAGAAACAAGTGTAAGGAGAATACCTCTAATAGAAAAGGTAATTAAAGCATTAAAAGAAGAAAAAAAGAAGCAAATAGAAAATAAATTGATGTTGGGAGACAAATATATAAAAGAATATGAAGGATACGTAAGTGTATGGGAAGATGGAAGATTTAAAGATCCTGGTTATGTAAGCAAGAAATTTCATAAAGTGCTTTTACAAAATCCTGAACTACCGATGATAAGATTTCACGATTTAAGACATTCCTGTGCAAGTCTTTTAGTCCAAGCAGGTGTACCTATGAAGATTATTTCTAAAATACTTGGCCATTCACAAATTGGTATAACCATGGACTTTTATGCAAATATCACTATTGAGGCAGAAAAAGAGGCATTCAAAAAATTTGAAGATTTTTTAAACAAAAAACCCAGGTAACTACATATTTTACCTGAGCCCTTATTTGTTAATTGTTTTTAAGTGTTTTTAAATTAATTTATTTTTTTGTGACCAAAATGTGACCAAATTCATTTTTGAAGTTAAAAAAATGGAGCTGGCGAAAGGACTCGAACCTTCAACCTGCTGATTACAAGTCAGCTGCTCTGCCTATTGAGCTACGCCAGCACCTTTATTAGATATCCAATTGCCCTGACATTTATATATTATACTTAGAGCAACAGTATATGTCAAGCTTTTTTAAAAAAATTTTTTGCAAAAGAGCCTAAATCATTTCATCAAAAATCCCCTAAAACAATAGTTTGATTTCTTTCTGGTCCCACAGATATTATTGCTGCTTTAATGCCTATCAATTCTTCAATTCTTCTTATATATTTTTGAGCATTATAAGGTAAGTCGTCAAAAGTTTTTGCTCCTTGTATATCTTCTTCCCACCCGTCAAATTCTTCATATACAGGTTCACATTGAGCCAAGTCCTCAAGACTTGCGGGAAAATCTGTTATTATTCTTCCATTAAATTTATATCCTGTACAAATTTTTATTTTTTTAAGCCCTGTCAGGGTATCAAGTTTTGTCAAAGCAAAATGTGTTATACCAGATACTCTTACAGAGTATTTAAGAATCACAGCATCTAGCCAGCCACATCTTCTGGCTCTTCCTGTTGTAGTGCCGTATTCATGGCCTTTTTCTCTTAAAAATTCACCATTTTCATCAAAAAGCTCTGTAGGAAATGGGCCTTTGCCGACCCTCGTAGTATACGCCTTCACAACTCCTATAACTTCATCAATCATCGTGGGTCCTATAGCAGCCCCTACTGTTACACCGCCTGCTATAGGATGGGAAGCAGTAACATAAGGATAGGTACCCAAATCTAAATCGAGAAGTGTCCCTTGTGCTCCTTCAAATAAAACCTTTTTGCCACTTTTTATTAAATCGTATAAAAGCACCGTTGTATCAGTAACAAAGGGTTTTATTTTTTCAGCATACTCCAGGTATTTCCTGTACATTTCTTCAAAGTCAAATCCCTCTGCTCCATATAGCTCCTTAAAAAGCTTGTTTTTCTTTTCCACATTTCTTCTAAGTTTTTCTTCAAAAACTTTGGGTTTTAGAAGGTCACAAACCCTTATGCCTATTCTCTCTGACTTATCCATGTAACAAGGACCAATTCCTCTTTTTGTTGTCCCTAAGTCGTTTTTCCCTTTTGAAATCTCTTCAAGTTCATCTTGCTTTATGTGATAAGGAAAAACGATATGGGCTCTATCGCTTATTTTTAAATTATCTACGCTAATTCCCTGTTTTTGTAAATTATCTATCTCTTCAATCAAAGATGCAGGGTCAATTACTACGCCATTACCTATTATGCAAATTTTCCCAGGGTACAATATCCCAGATGGAATTAAATGAAGTTTATACTGGATACCCTCTTTTTCAACAGTGTGCCCCGCGTTGTTTCCTCCTTGGTATCTTACAACTACATCTGCCTTTTCCGCAAGGTAATCAGTAATTTTCCCTTTCCCTTCATCTCCCCATTGGGTACCAACTATAACTAATGTTGACATAATTATTCTCCTTCCTTATTTAACTCTTTCCAATATTTCTCTTGCAACTACAACGCCAGATACAGAGGCTTGTGCTAATCCTCTTGTAATACCTGCTCCATCTCCCGCCGCAAATAGATTTTGAATTTGCGTTTCAAATTTGTCAGTAAGTTTTACACGTGAGGAATAAAACTTTACCTCAACACCGTATAAAAGCGTATGTTTAGAGTATACCCCTGGAGATACTTTGTCCAAAGCTTGCAACATCTCAATTATTGACTGCAAAAATCTATAAGGTAACACTAAGCTTAAATCTCCTGGCGTTGCATCTTTCAAAGTTGGTTCCACAAGACCTCTCTTAATCCTTTCTGGAGTAGAACGTCTTCCCGCCAGTAAGTCCCCTAATCTTTGCACTATCACTCCATCTCCTAACATATTTGCAAGTTCTGCTATATAACGTCCATATTCTATGGGTCTATTAAAAGGATGGGTAAATTCTTTGCTAACAAGTATTGCAAAATTTGTATTATCTGTTTTTATATCTTTGTAGCTATGTCCGTTTACTGTTTTAATTCCGTTATTATTTTCTATCACAACTTTACCATAAGGATTCATACAAAAAGTCCTTACCCTATCATCAAATGACTTAGAATAATATATAAATTTCGATTCGTATATTTCCTTTGTTATATCTTCCATAACAACAGCAGGAATTTCTACTCGCACTCCTATATCGACAGCGTTATTCTTTGTTTCTAGTCCTAGCCTGTCAGCTTCTCTTTTGAACCATTCAGCCCCTTCTCTTCCAGGTACAACAACTATATATTTCCCGTAATATTCTTCTCCTTTTTCTGTAATTACTCCTTTTGCCTTACCATTTTCTACAATTATCTCAGCAACAGATGTCTCTGTTTTTATCTCCATCTTTTGCCCAATATAATCTCTCATGTCTTTTATAATGTCAAAGCATTTTTCTGTACCTAAATGTTTTATCACTGCAGGAATTAATTTTAAATCTGCAGCTTGAGCTCTTTTTTCTATTTCTCTGATTTTTTCTCTATCTGTACCGTGAACTTCTGTTGTCCCTCCAAATTTTACGTATATACTATCAACATAATTTATAAGATCATTAAGCTGCGACTTAGGCATGTATTCATCTAAAACTCCGCCAAACTCTGACGTTAAAGTCAGTTTCCCATCACTAAATGCCCCTGCGCCCCCTATTCCAGAAGTAATAGCGCAGGGTTTACAATTAGCACACTTTGAACCATAGGCATTAATAGGGCAAATTCTTTTTTGTATATCTTTCCCTTTTTCTAACAATAATATATCTAATCCATCTTTCTTACTAATTAGTTCTAATGCGGTAAAAAGTCCCGCAGGTCCTCCTCCAACAATAATAACATCATATACTCTCATAAAGATAACCCCTTTTACTTAGTATTGAAAAGTAAAAACCCGTAATATATATTACCAGAAAAAAAAGCACAAATCAATTAAAATGCGAATTTTATTTTTGAAATTATATTAAAAGTTCGCTTTTGTCCACAAAAATTTTTATTATAATCTTATAAAACAATAAAAAATAAAAGACAGGCTTTTTTAGCACTGTCT
The Thermoanaerobacter uzonensis DSM 18761 DNA segment above includes these coding regions:
- a CDS encoding helix-turn-helix domain-containing protein — protein: MDKKTKALELYLEGFKLVEIAQQLGISQPAVTKILRQFPEYHQEKERRKKENEKRAKEWRNEYKKQKREQYEEEYELLQKDHREAVQSLSRKGRLSNDVLIKLCILHYDYSKEKERLVFNESAGKRPADLPKSTYVHKNVLKQFRV
- a CDS encoding helix-turn-helix domain-containing protein; translated protein: MDNRITIKFEVDITDVIAQIMQLLNTAEKDKEEQKPLSLLDAYTIDEAAKVLGVSKSYMYELAKHKDFPAIKIHGRKIIIPRRGLEEWMKKKFEEEKGTNKVVAIGGKR
- a CDS encoding helix-turn-helix domain-containing protein, with protein sequence MKKVINLDYLKKYMEQNKISESKLAELIGVDYTTVYRVFKGNRNPGAKFITGLIKSGLDIDLKEIFSNN
- a CDS encoding helix-turn-helix domain-containing protein; this encodes MALTIGEYIKKIREEKNLSLNQLALYSGVSAAHLSRIERGLREPSPEVLRKIAAALKVSYEELMKVAGYLDEKPTVTPVADLETRQVENQEWQPQLTEKDKKDIAKTLEEWMKDLTSAEGLAFFNGEPVDEETKEYLKDSFEMILKHARLMNKKKYTPKKYRR
- a CDS encoding ImmA/IrrE family metallo-endopeptidase; this translates as MYTKDEIQKITKKLIKRTNSANPFRIAENLNVNVIECELGSILGYYKYYKRNKYIVINQNLDEAMKLIVCSHELGHAVLHARVNTPYLTKFTLFSESKIERDANIFAMYILQHLGKWNYYVFINILKLPETIIELNREALP
- a CDS encoding site-specific integrase, with translation MRGHITKRGSKWSIVVDVGRDENGKRKQKRFSGFKTKKEAEKALQEILYKLEKGELFLSKLTLGEFLDEWYKEHCLPKLAPKTLKSYRELIDLYFKPHLGSIELASLKPLEIQKYYNKLKELGLSNTTINYHHRVLKSALNRAVKWQYISRNPCDYVEPPSKDKKEMLVWSNADAYKAEEIFKDSPIYIHLILALYEGLRIGEICGLKWEDIDFEKGEMTIRRQAQIVKGELIFREPKTETSVRRIPLIEKVIKALKEEKKKQIENKLMLGDKYIKEYEGYVSVWEDGRFKDPGYVSKKFHKVLLQNPELPMIRFHDLRHSCASLLVQAGVPMKIISKILGHSQIGITMDFYANITIEAEKEAFKKFEDFLNKKPR
- a CDS encoding adenylosuccinate synthase produces the protein MSTLVIVGTQWGDEGKGKITDYLAEKADVVVRYQGGNNAGHTVEKEGIQYKLHLIPSGILYPGKICIIGNGVVIDPASLIEEIDNLQKQGISVDNLKISDRAHIVFPYHIKQDELEEISKGKNDLGTTKRGIGPCYMDKSERIGIRVCDLLKPKVFEEKLRRNVEKKNKLFKELYGAEGFDFEEMYRKYLEYAEKIKPFVTDTTVLLYDLIKSGKKVLFEGAQGTLLDLDLGTYPYVTASHPIAGGVTVGAAIGPTMIDEVIGVVKAYTTRVGKGPFPTELFDENGEFLREKGHEYGTTTGRARRCGWLDAVILKYSVRVSGITHFALTKLDTLTGLKKIKICTGYKFNGRIITDFPASLEDLAQCEPVYEEFDGWEEDIQGAKTFDDLPYNAQKYIRRIEELIGIKAAIISVGPERNQTIVLGDF
- a CDS encoding NAD(P)/FAD-dependent oxidoreductase, encoding MRVYDVIIVGGGPAGLFTALELISKKDGLDILLLEKGKDIQKRICPINAYGSKCANCKPCAITSGIGGAGAFSDGKLTLTSEFGGVLDEYMPKSQLNDLINYVDSIYVKFGGTTEVHGTDREKIREIEKRAQAADLKLIPAVIKHLGTEKCFDIIKDMRDYIGQKMEIKTETSVAEIIVENGKAKGVITEKGEEYYGKYIVVVPGREGAEWFKREADRLGLETKNNAVDIGVRVEIPAVVMEDITKEIYESKFIYYSKSFDDRVRTFCMNPYGKVVIENNNGIKTVNGHSYKDIKTDNTNFAILVSKEFTHPFNRPIEYGRYIAELANMLGDGVIVQRLGDLLAGRRSTPERIKRGLVEPTLKDATPGDLSLVLPYRFLQSIIEMLQALDKVSPGVYSKHTLLYGVEVKFYSSRVKLTDKFETQIQNLFAAGDGAGITRGLAQASVSGVVVAREILERVK